One Drosophila yakuba strain Tai18E2 chromosome 4, Prin_Dyak_Tai18E2_2.1, whole genome shotgun sequence genomic window carries:
- the LOC6523736 gene encoding uncharacterized protein LOC6523736, protein MIIEPNLSKKDTAEWCNAFRHICKASYRTIKKCLSHRERSIWIVKIFWHIYIYRTTTIRNIKTLEPPFKRSPSTAHAEGKLTQVCDRSLKLYKIWFFLVLLLPTQHQVSGHGIFRQTSNSKAVLLFPQPNENIKFNISQFTNFENEAKKLKTNPIHPRIRAKSTPKMGPKLLSKSLSKQSRDSIYNASSNKYSLINVSQSKNTKLADEWINTVPIQSRQTREARDIGIETKRHSKQPKKIDEARLKRLVLKGLGLKKLPDMKKVNISQVEYSSKYIEYLNRLRSNQEKGNSFFNNFIGASIIRDLHFLSITTNEFNDISNIRYRHKRSLKKMNRLRQIKKHKNYIDLLRGEQDTTNILLHFPLTNAKDANFHNDKIDEANIRLMLLYSSSLAKNSHRGQGSRKKKLSHISENDQIERRCNSGDVNLNQSKKMRSQQLILKVYQLLSGNRRRKISSRKFEFENVGYEETRTQWIEFDVTKAVRSWLNHSHENLGIEIQCDKCKSIGARILSDLSPSSSPNSAASSDEHLNLMPVLNIIGHGTLNPQEQVDSDVHHIILTNNKSDQYVHHRSDHDSTWRKDKWSNNCYKLHQRCCRNQLDVVFKNIKGFEFILQPKVFDAGYCHGRCPPRHNPAHHHALLQSLIWQEDHNRAPRPCCAPSKLEMLEILHVDEDHSDKLKISTWSDMQVVECACS, encoded by the exons ATGATAATTGAACCAAACTTGTCAAAAAAGGATACAGCTGAGTGGTGCAATGCTTTCCGACATATATGTAAAGCTAGTTATCgtacaataaaaaaatgccTATCGCATCGGGAGAGGTCCATTTGgattgttaaaattttttggcatatttatatttaccgTACCACCACTATAAGAAACATTAAAACTCTGGAACCTCCCTTTAAACGTTCGCCTTCTACTGCTCATGCTGAGGGTAAACTTACCCAAGTTTGTGATAGGTCACTAAAGCTATACAAaatatggttttttttggttttattgttGCCAACTCAGCATCAAGTCAGTGGCCATGGTATATTCCGCCAAACGTCAAATTCAAAAGCAGTGTTGTTATTCCCTCAGCCTaacgaaaatataaaatttaacatttcgcagtttacaaattttgaaaatgaagCTAAGAAACTAAAAACCAATCCAATACATCCAAGAATCCGAGCCAAATCAACTCCGAAAATGGGTCCTAAACTTTTATCTAAAAGCTTAAGCAAACAAAGCAGAGACTCAATCTACAATGCCAgttcaaataaatatagtCTGATTAATGTAAGCCAgtcaaaaaatacaaaattggCAGATGAGTGGATAAACACCGTACCAATTCAAAGTAGGCAAACGAGGGAAGCCAGGGATATTGGCATAGAAACCAAGAGACACAgtaaacaaccaaaaaaaatagatgAAGCAAGGCTTAAACGCCTCGTTTTGAAGGGCCTTGGGTTAAAAAAACTACCAGATATGAAAAAG GTCAATATAAGCCAAGTTGAATATTCCAGCAAATATATAGAATACTTAAATCGCCTAAGAAGTAACCAGGAAAAGGGCAATagcttttttaataactttataGGAGCATCCATTATAAGAGACCTTCATTTTCTAAGCATTACTACAAATGAATTCAATGACATAAGTAACATACGATACCGTCATAAAAGGTCGCTTAAAAAAATGAACAGGCTAAGACAAAtcaaaaagcacaaaaattatatagaCTTACTACGTGGCGAACAGGATACAACGAATATTCTCTTACACTTTCCATTGACAAATGCAAAAGACGCCAATTTTCACAATGATAAGATTGACGAAGCCAATATTAGGCTTATGCTTCTCTATAGCTCATCGCTGGCAAAAAATTCCCACCGAGGGCAAGGATCTAGGAAAAAAAAGCTCAGTCATATTTCTGAAAACGATCAAATCGAAAGGCGCTGTAATTCCGGTGATGTCAACTTGAACCAATCCAAAAAAATGCGTAGTcagcaattaattttgaaagTATATCAACTTCTTTCAGGGAATAGGCGAAGAAAGATATCGTCtagaaaatttgaatttgaaaatgttgGCTATGAAGAAACTCGAACACAGTGGATAGAATTCGACGTGACCAAAGCTGTTCGTAGTTGGTTGAACCATAGTCATGAAAACTTGGGGATAGAAATTCAATGTGATAAATGTAAAAGTATAGGTGCTCGTATACTAAGTGACTTAAGCCCCTCATCATCGCCAAACTCGGCAGCTTCAAGCGACGAACACTTAAACCTCATGCCAGTTCTTAATATAATCGGACACGGAACACTAAATCCCCAAGAGCAAGTCGACTCGGACGTTCACCACATTATACTGACCAATAATAAAAGCGATCAATATGTGCATCATCGTTCAGACCATGATAGCACCTGGAGAAAGGATAAGTGGAGCAACAATTGTTACAAATTGCACCAAAGATGTTGTAGAAATCAATTGGATGTTGTCTTTAAGAACATTAAGGGATTCGAATTCATTTTACAGCCGAAGGTATTCGATGCAGGTTACTGCCACGGACGATGTCCACCGCGTCACAATCCCGCCCATCACCACGCCCTACTGCAAAGTCTTATTTGGCAAGAAGATCACAACCGAGCCCCCCGTCCATGTTGCGCGCCATCAAAGCTTGAGATGCTAGAAATATTGCATGTTGACGAGGATCACAGCGACAAGCTAAAAATTTCGACGTGGAGTGATATGCAGGTTGTAGAATGTGCCTGTTCGTAA
- the LOC6523738 gene encoding glutamate receptor ionotropic, kainate 2 isoform X7 encodes MFIASGLLLLQFISYASGVPPLVRIGAIFSNQPGKYNSEMAFRYAIHKLNMDKSILPETTVDYYIEYVNRFDSFETVQKVCKLIRVGVQAIFSPTDSVLATHINSICDALDIPNIGRSAHDFSINVYPSQEYVNYAFNDVIQYLNWTRFGILHEKENGIINLHQLSRSFNGEVHMRQVSRGSYLYALKEFKGKEIHNIIIDTNSNDISILLKNILQQQMNEYKYHYLFTSFDLETYDLEDFKYNFVNITSFRLVDTGDVGVKQILKDIAFYSHHMFKNPFFNLHVKKSTILESEPALMFDSVYVFAIGLQTLEQSHSLSFSNISCDEEIPWNGGLSLINYLNAVEWKGLTGPIQFKDGHRVQFKLDLIKLKQHSIVKVGEWTPHGHLNITEPSMFFDAGSMNVTLVVITILETPYVMMHYGKNFTGNERFYGFCVDILETISREVGFDYILDLVPDRKYGAKDPETGNWNGMVAQLMKYKADLAVGSMTITYARESVIDFTKPFMNLGISILFKVPTSEPTRLFSFMNPLAIEIWLYVLIAYFLVSISIYIVGKLSPIEWKCIHPCDLDNISIGNQFSLTDSFWFTIETLLQQSTDIHPRAMSTRIISSTWGFFSLIIVASYTANLAAFLTTERMINPIENAEDLASQTEISYGTLDSGSTMTFFRDSLIETYKKIWRSMDNKKPSAFTTTYEDGIRRVNEGKYAFLMESTMLDYIVQRDCNLTQIGGLLDTKGYGIATPKGSPWRDKISLAILELQERGEIQMLYDKWWKNTDETCTRKNTSKQSKANSLGLENIERSHL; translated from the exons ATGTTTATAGCAAGCGGCTTATTACTGCTTCAGTTTATTTCATACGCCTCGGGAGTTCCACCCTTAGTCAGAATTG GCGCTATATTTTCAAACCAGCCTGGAAAGTATAACTCAGAAATGGCGTTTAGATACGCCATTCATAAGCTTAATATGGACAAAAGTATTTTGCCTGAGACTACCGTTGATTACTATATTGAATATGTAAACCGATTTGACTCTTTCGAGACAGTTCAAAAGG TTTGCAAACTTATACGAGTTGGTGTTCAAGCTATTTTTAGTCCAACTGACTCTGTTTTGGCGACTcatataaattcaatttgtgaTGCCCTGGACATTCCAAACATAGGTCGGTCTGCCCATGACTTTTCTATTAACGTCTATCCATCGCAGGAATATGTAAATTATGCCTTCAATGACGTTATACAGTATTTAAATTGGACACGCTTTGGAATCTTGcatgaaaaagaaaatg GAATTATAAACTTGCATCAGCTATCCCGGTCATTTAACGGAGAAGTTCATATGCGACAAGTTTCCCGAGGGTCCTATTTATACGCATTGAAAGAATTTAAAGGAAAGGAAAtacataatattataattgaTACAAACTCGAACgatatttccattttgttaaaaaat aTATTACAACAGCAAATGAATGAATACAAGTACCATTATTTGTTTACAAGCTTTGACTTGGAAACTTATGATTTGgaagattttaaatataattttgtaaacATAACATCATTTCGATTGGTTGACACTGGAGATGTTGGGGTAAAGCAGATTTTGAAGGATATCGCATTCTATAGTCACCATATGTTTAAAAACCCATTTTTTAATCTTCATGTGAAAAAATCAACTATTCTTGAG tCAGAGCCAGCCCTAATGTTCGATTCGGTGTACGTGTTCGCGATAGGATTGCAGACATTGGAGCAATCGCACTCTTTAAGCTTTTCAAATATAAGCTGCGACGAGGAAATTCCGTGGAATGGGGGCCTTAGTCTTATTAACTACTTAAATGCG GTTGAATGGAAAGGTTTGACAGGTCCGATTCAGTTTAAAGATGGCCACCGAGTTCAGTTCAAGTTGgacttaattaaattaaagcaacATTCCATTGTTAAAGTCGGGGAATGGACCCCTCATGGGCATCTGAATATAACAGAACCATCAATGTTTTTCGATGCTGGGTCCATGAATGTGACACTTGTAGTGATAACAATTCTG GAAACACCATATGTAATGATGCATTATGGCAAAAATTTTACCGGCAACGAAAGATTTTATGGTTTTTGCGTAGATATATTGGAAACCATTTCTCGGGAAGTTGGGTTTGATTATATACTGGATCTGGTACCGGATAGAAAGTATGGGGCCAAGGACCCCGAAACTGGGAATTGGAACGGAATGGTTGCTCAGCTAATGAAATAT aagGCAGACCTGGCCGTTGGATCTATGACTATAACGTATGCAAGAGAAAGCGTCATTGATTTCACTAAACCATTCATGAACTTAGGtataagtattttatttaag GTCCCAACATCAGAGCCAACGagattgttttcttttatgaaTCCATTAGCGATAGAGATCTGGTTATATGTGCTAATTGCTTAttttcttgtgtctatttcCATATATATTGTTGGAAAACTTTCGCCTATTGAGTGGAAGTGCATTCACCCCTGCGATCTAGACAATATTTCTATTGGCAACCAATTCTCTCtaactgacagtttttggtttaCCATAGAAACTCTTTTGCAACAGTCAACTGATATTCATCCACGGGCAATGTCGACTCGAATAATAAGCAGTACTTGGGGATTCTTTTCTCTTATTATTGTCGCATCTTACACCGCAAATCTAGCAGCTTTTTTAACAACGGAGCGTATGATTAACCCTATTGAGAACGCAGAAGATTTGGCTTCTCAAACTGAGATATCTTATGGCACTCTAGATAGCGGATCTACAATGACATTTTTTAGG GACTCACtgatagaaacttacaaaaaaatttgGAGAAGCATGGATAATAAAAAACCATCGGCATTTACCACTACATATGAGGATGGTATTAGGCGAGTAAATGAAGGTAAATATGCGTTTTTGATGGAATCCACAATGCTCGATTACATCGTTCAGCGGGATTGTAATCTGACGCAAATCGGAGGACTTTTAGATACAAAAG GGTATGGTATCGCTACACCAAAAGGATCGCCTTGGCGAGATAAAATTTCATTGGCTATACTTGAGCTTCAAGAAAGGGGTGAAATTCAAATGTTGTATGATAAATGGTGGAAAAATACTGATGAAACATGTACTCGCAAAAACACAAGCAAACAATCAAAAGCAAATTCACTTGGTCTGGAAAACATAG AAAGGAGCCATTTATGA
- the LOC6523738 gene encoding glutamate receptor ionotropic, kainate 2 isoform X4 encodes MFIASGLLLLQFISYASGVPPLVRIGAIFSNQPGKYNSEMAFRYAIHKLNMDKSILPETTVDYYIEYVNRFDSFETVQKVCKLIRVGVQAIFSPTDSVLATHINSICDALDIPNIGRSAHDFSINVYPSQEYVNYAFNDVIQYLNWTRFGILHEKENGIINLHQLSRSFNGEVHMRQVSRGSYLYALKEFKGKEIHNIIIDTNSNDISILLKNILQQQMNEYKYHYLFTSFDLETYDLEDFKYNFVNITSFRLVDTGDVGVKQILKDIAFYSHHMFKNPFFNLHVKKSTILESEPALMFDSVYVFAIGLQTLEQSHSLSFSNISCDEEIPWNGGLSLINYLNAVEWKGLTGPIQFKDGHRVQFKLDLIKLKQHSIVKVGEWTPHGHLNITEPSMFFDAGSMNVTLVVITILETPYVMMHYGKNFTGNERFYGFCVDILETISREVGFDYILDLVPDRKYGAKDPETGNWNGMVAQLMKYKADLAVGSMTITYARESVIDFTKPFMNLGISILFKVPTSEPTRLFSFMNPLAIEIWLYVLIAYFLVSISIYIVGKLSPIEWKCIHPCDLDNISIGNQFSLTDSFWFTIETLLQQSTDIHPRAMSTRIISSTWGFFSLIIVASYTANLAAFLTTERMINPIENAEDLASQTEISYGTLDSGSTMTFFRDSLIETYKKIWRSMDNKKPSAFTTTYEDGIRRVNEGKYAFLMESTMLDYIVQRDCNLTQIGGLLDTKGYGIATPKGSPWRDKISLAILELQERGEIQMLYDKWWKNTDETCTRKNTSKQSKANSLGLENIDLRPMTKFNADSDFRICIERTNMIIWTRLLMLIKNMSIC; translated from the exons ATGTTTATAGCAAGCGGCTTATTACTGCTTCAGTTTATTTCATACGCCTCGGGAGTTCCACCCTTAGTCAGAATTG GCGCTATATTTTCAAACCAGCCTGGAAAGTATAACTCAGAAATGGCGTTTAGATACGCCATTCATAAGCTTAATATGGACAAAAGTATTTTGCCTGAGACTACCGTTGATTACTATATTGAATATGTAAACCGATTTGACTCTTTCGAGACAGTTCAAAAGG TTTGCAAACTTATACGAGTTGGTGTTCAAGCTATTTTTAGTCCAACTGACTCTGTTTTGGCGACTcatataaattcaatttgtgaTGCCCTGGACATTCCAAACATAGGTCGGTCTGCCCATGACTTTTCTATTAACGTCTATCCATCGCAGGAATATGTAAATTATGCCTTCAATGACGTTATACAGTATTTAAATTGGACACGCTTTGGAATCTTGcatgaaaaagaaaatg GAATTATAAACTTGCATCAGCTATCCCGGTCATTTAACGGAGAAGTTCATATGCGACAAGTTTCCCGAGGGTCCTATTTATACGCATTGAAAGAATTTAAAGGAAAGGAAAtacataatattataattgaTACAAACTCGAACgatatttccattttgttaaaaaat aTATTACAACAGCAAATGAATGAATACAAGTACCATTATTTGTTTACAAGCTTTGACTTGGAAACTTATGATTTGgaagattttaaatataattttgtaaacATAACATCATTTCGATTGGTTGACACTGGAGATGTTGGGGTAAAGCAGATTTTGAAGGATATCGCATTCTATAGTCACCATATGTTTAAAAACCCATTTTTTAATCTTCATGTGAAAAAATCAACTATTCTTGAG tCAGAGCCAGCCCTAATGTTCGATTCGGTGTACGTGTTCGCGATAGGATTGCAGACATTGGAGCAATCGCACTCTTTAAGCTTTTCAAATATAAGCTGCGACGAGGAAATTCCGTGGAATGGGGGCCTTAGTCTTATTAACTACTTAAATGCG GTTGAATGGAAAGGTTTGACAGGTCCGATTCAGTTTAAAGATGGCCACCGAGTTCAGTTCAAGTTGgacttaattaaattaaagcaacATTCCATTGTTAAAGTCGGGGAATGGACCCCTCATGGGCATCTGAATATAACAGAACCATCAATGTTTTTCGATGCTGGGTCCATGAATGTGACACTTGTAGTGATAACAATTCTG GAAACACCATATGTAATGATGCATTATGGCAAAAATTTTACCGGCAACGAAAGATTTTATGGTTTTTGCGTAGATATATTGGAAACCATTTCTCGGGAAGTTGGGTTTGATTATATACTGGATCTGGTACCGGATAGAAAGTATGGGGCCAAGGACCCCGAAACTGGGAATTGGAACGGAATGGTTGCTCAGCTAATGAAATAT aagGCAGACCTGGCCGTTGGATCTATGACTATAACGTATGCAAGAGAAAGCGTCATTGATTTCACTAAACCATTCATGAACTTAGGtataagtattttatttaag GTCCCAACATCAGAGCCAACGagattgttttcttttatgaaTCCATTAGCGATAGAGATCTGGTTATATGTGCTAATTGCTTAttttcttgtgtctatttcCATATATATTGTTGGAAAACTTTCGCCTATTGAGTGGAAGTGCATTCACCCCTGCGATCTAGACAATATTTCTATTGGCAACCAATTCTCTCtaactgacagtttttggtttaCCATAGAAACTCTTTTGCAACAGTCAACTGATATTCATCCACGGGCAATGTCGACTCGAATAATAAGCAGTACTTGGGGATTCTTTTCTCTTATTATTGTCGCATCTTACACCGCAAATCTAGCAGCTTTTTTAACAACGGAGCGTATGATTAACCCTATTGAGAACGCAGAAGATTTGGCTTCTCAAACTGAGATATCTTATGGCACTCTAGATAGCGGATCTACAATGACATTTTTTAGG GACTCACtgatagaaacttacaaaaaaatttgGAGAAGCATGGATAATAAAAAACCATCGGCATTTACCACTACATATGAGGATGGTATTAGGCGAGTAAATGAAGGTAAATATGCGTTTTTGATGGAATCCACAATGCTCGATTACATCGTTCAGCGGGATTGTAATCTGACGCAAATCGGAGGACTTTTAGATACAAAAG GGTATGGTATCGCTACACCAAAAGGATCGCCTTGGCGAGATAAAATTTCATTGGCTATACTTGAGCTTCAAGAAAGGGGTGAAATTCAAATGTTGTATGATAAATGGTGGAAAAATACTGATGAAACATGTACTCGCAAAAACACAAGCAAACAATCAAAAGCAAATTCACTTGGTCTGGAAAACATAG ATCTCAGACCAATGACAAAGTTTAATGCAGATAGCGATTTTCGGATTTGCATAGAGAGGACTAATATGATTATATGGACTCGATTGTTGAtgctgatcaagaatatgtCAATTTGTTGA
- the LOC6523738 gene encoding glutamate receptor ionotropic, kainate 2 isoform X6, with translation MFIASGLLLLQFISYASGVPPLVRIGAIFSNQPGKYNSEMAFRYAIHKLNMDKSILPETTVDYYIEYVNRFDSFETVQKVCKLIRVGVQAIFSPTDSVLATHINSICDALDIPNIGRSAHDFSINVYPSQEYVNYAFNDVIQYLNWTRFGILHEKENGIINLHQLSRSFNGEVHMRQVSRGSYLYALKEFKGKEIHNIIIDTNSNDISILLKNILQQQMNEYKYHYLFTSFDLETYDLEDFKYNFVNITSFRLVDTGDVGVKQILKDIAFYSHHMFKNPFFNLHVKKSTILESEPALMFDSVYVFAIGLQTLEQSHSLSFSNISCDEEIPWNGGLSLINYLNAVEWKGLTGPIQFKDGHRVQFKLDLIKLKQHSIVKVGEWTPHGHLNITEPSMFFDAGSMNVTLVVITILETPYVMMHYGKNFTGNERFYGFCVDILETISREVGFDYILDLVPDRKYGAKDPETGNWNGMVAQLMKYKADLAVGSMTITYARESVIDFTKPFMNLGISILFKVPTSEPTRLFSFMNPLAIEIWLYVLIAYFLVSISIYIVGKLSPIEWKCIHPCDLDNISIGNQFSLTDSFWFTIETLLQQSTDIHPRAMSTRIISSTWGFFSLIIVASYTANLAAFLTTERMINPIENAEDLASQTEISYGTLDSGSTMTFFRDSLIETYKKIWRSMDNKKPSAFTTTYEDGIRRVNEGKYAFLMESTMLDYIVQRDCNLTQIGGLLDTKGYGIATPKGSPWRDKISLAILELQERGEIQMLYDKWWKNTDETCTRKNTSKQSKANSLGLENIGARAQLPPFQYIIKKSVTYTDEQNCNTSCIF, from the exons ATGTTTATAGCAAGCGGCTTATTACTGCTTCAGTTTATTTCATACGCCTCGGGAGTTCCACCCTTAGTCAGAATTG GCGCTATATTTTCAAACCAGCCTGGAAAGTATAACTCAGAAATGGCGTTTAGATACGCCATTCATAAGCTTAATATGGACAAAAGTATTTTGCCTGAGACTACCGTTGATTACTATATTGAATATGTAAACCGATTTGACTCTTTCGAGACAGTTCAAAAGG TTTGCAAACTTATACGAGTTGGTGTTCAAGCTATTTTTAGTCCAACTGACTCTGTTTTGGCGACTcatataaattcaatttgtgaTGCCCTGGACATTCCAAACATAGGTCGGTCTGCCCATGACTTTTCTATTAACGTCTATCCATCGCAGGAATATGTAAATTATGCCTTCAATGACGTTATACAGTATTTAAATTGGACACGCTTTGGAATCTTGcatgaaaaagaaaatg GAATTATAAACTTGCATCAGCTATCCCGGTCATTTAACGGAGAAGTTCATATGCGACAAGTTTCCCGAGGGTCCTATTTATACGCATTGAAAGAATTTAAAGGAAAGGAAAtacataatattataattgaTACAAACTCGAACgatatttccattttgttaaaaaat aTATTACAACAGCAAATGAATGAATACAAGTACCATTATTTGTTTACAAGCTTTGACTTGGAAACTTATGATTTGgaagattttaaatataattttgtaaacATAACATCATTTCGATTGGTTGACACTGGAGATGTTGGGGTAAAGCAGATTTTGAAGGATATCGCATTCTATAGTCACCATATGTTTAAAAACCCATTTTTTAATCTTCATGTGAAAAAATCAACTATTCTTGAG tCAGAGCCAGCCCTAATGTTCGATTCGGTGTACGTGTTCGCGATAGGATTGCAGACATTGGAGCAATCGCACTCTTTAAGCTTTTCAAATATAAGCTGCGACGAGGAAATTCCGTGGAATGGGGGCCTTAGTCTTATTAACTACTTAAATGCG GTTGAATGGAAAGGTTTGACAGGTCCGATTCAGTTTAAAGATGGCCACCGAGTTCAGTTCAAGTTGgacttaattaaattaaagcaacATTCCATTGTTAAAGTCGGGGAATGGACCCCTCATGGGCATCTGAATATAACAGAACCATCAATGTTTTTCGATGCTGGGTCCATGAATGTGACACTTGTAGTGATAACAATTCTG GAAACACCATATGTAATGATGCATTATGGCAAAAATTTTACCGGCAACGAAAGATTTTATGGTTTTTGCGTAGATATATTGGAAACCATTTCTCGGGAAGTTGGGTTTGATTATATACTGGATCTGGTACCGGATAGAAAGTATGGGGCCAAGGACCCCGAAACTGGGAATTGGAACGGAATGGTTGCTCAGCTAATGAAATAT aagGCAGACCTGGCCGTTGGATCTATGACTATAACGTATGCAAGAGAAAGCGTCATTGATTTCACTAAACCATTCATGAACTTAGGtataagtattttatttaag GTCCCAACATCAGAGCCAACGagattgttttcttttatgaaTCCATTAGCGATAGAGATCTGGTTATATGTGCTAATTGCTTAttttcttgtgtctatttcCATATATATTGTTGGAAAACTTTCGCCTATTGAGTGGAAGTGCATTCACCCCTGCGATCTAGACAATATTTCTATTGGCAACCAATTCTCTCtaactgacagtttttggtttaCCATAGAAACTCTTTTGCAACAGTCAACTGATATTCATCCACGGGCAATGTCGACTCGAATAATAAGCAGTACTTGGGGATTCTTTTCTCTTATTATTGTCGCATCTTACACCGCAAATCTAGCAGCTTTTTTAACAACGGAGCGTATGATTAACCCTATTGAGAACGCAGAAGATTTGGCTTCTCAAACTGAGATATCTTATGGCACTCTAGATAGCGGATCTACAATGACATTTTTTAGG GACTCACtgatagaaacttacaaaaaaatttgGAGAAGCATGGATAATAAAAAACCATCGGCATTTACCACTACATATGAGGATGGTATTAGGCGAGTAAATGAAGGTAAATATGCGTTTTTGATGGAATCCACAATGCTCGATTACATCGTTCAGCGGGATTGTAATCTGACGCAAATCGGAGGACTTTTAGATACAAAAG GGTATGGTATCGCTACACCAAAAGGATCGCCTTGGCGAGATAAAATTTCATTGGCTATACTTGAGCTTCAAGAAAGGGGTGAAATTCAAATGTTGTATGATAAATGGTGGAAAAATACTGATGAAACATGTACTCGCAAAAACACAAGCAAACAATCAAAAGCAAATTCACTTGGTCTGGAAAACATAG GTGCACGTGCTCAGTTGCCTCCCTTCCAATACATAATTAAGAAATCAGTCACATACACTGACGAGCAAAACTGTAATACGAGTTGCATATTCTAA